The region GGCCGCCGACCGGATCGCGGGAGCGTTCATGGCGCTGGGCATGGTGCGGGCCGGCCGGCAGCGGGTGAAGGTGATAGCGGTTGGTCGCCGGCATTCCCGGGACTGAATAGGCCCAGGTCACCGGCCTACGAGACCGCCACTGCGCCGTCACGCACCGTATATCCTCTGTTGACCGATTGCCGTGTCGTGCTGCGGCTCGCCGGGTATCGCCTCGCCCCGTCGCCACGCACAGTAAGGTCAACCGGGTGAGCGCCACCGGCGAGCACGACCAGCCGCAGTCGCGTACGAAGAGGTGACCGGAGTGACCACCCCAGGCAAGACCCGCGTGGCGATCGTCTTCGGCGGCCGCAGCCCGGAGCACGGCATCTCCTGCGTCAGCGCCGGCAGCGTGTTCGGCGCGCTCGACCCGGACGAGTTCGAGGTGGTGCCCGTCGGCATCACCCGGGCCGGCCAGTGGGTGCTGACCAACGGAGATCCCGCCCAGCTCGCGATCAACGCCCGTCAGCTGCCGGAGATCACCTCCGATTCCGGCGACGACATCGTGCTGCGCGCCGACCCCACCGGCAACGGGCTGATGGTGCTCGACCCGACCGAGGGTCCGCGGGTGCTGGCCGACGTGGACGTGGTCTTCCCGGTGCTGCACGGCGCGTACGGCGAGGACGGCACCATCCAGGGAATGCTGGAGATGGCCGGGATCCCCTACGTCGGGGCGAACGTGTTCGCCTCCGCCGCCGCGATGGACAAGGAGTTCACCAAGAAACTCTGTGCCGTCGAGGGCATCCCGGTCGGCGCGTACGCCGTGCTGCGCAACGGGATGACGCTCAGCGAGCAGGACAAGGAGCGGCTGGGCCTGCCGGTCTTCGTCAAGCCGTCGCGGGCCGGGTCGTCGTTCGGCGTCAGCAAGGTCAGCGACTGGGCGCAGTTGGACGACGCGGTCGCCGCCGCCCGGAAGTTCGACCCGAAGGTCATCATCGAGGCCGCGATCGTCGGCCGTGAGGTCGAGTGCGGCGTGCTGGAGGGCGAAGCCGGCGGCGCGCCGGAGGCGTCCGTGCTGGCCGAGGTGCGGGTCGTCGCCGACCACGACTTCTACGACTTCGAGGCAAAGTACCTCGACGACTCCTGTGAGTACGACATCCCGGCCAACCTGCCGGAGCGGGTGACCCGTCAGGTGCAGGAGTACGCGGTCCGCGCGTTCACCGCGCTGGACTGCGCGGGCCTGGCCCGGGCGGACTTCTTCGTCACGCCCGAGCTGGACGTCTACCTCAACGAGGTCAACACGATGCCCGGGTTCACCCCGACGTCGATGTTCCCGCGGATGTGGGCGGCCGCCGGCCTGGAATATCCGAAGCTGGTCAACCGGCTGATCCGCACCGCCCAGCGGCGCGGCGTCGGCCTGCACTGAGCCACCCGGCCCCGCCCGCGCATGTCAGCCGGTGCGGGGCCCGTTCAGCGCCCGCAGCCGGACGGGATGCCCGCTCAGCGCTGGCAGCCGGACGGGATGGCGCCGCCGGACGGCATGGTCGCCACGATCGTGCTGGAGATGGTCGGCACCCACTGCAACGGCTGCTCGTAC is a window of Micromonospora sp. WMMD961 DNA encoding:
- a CDS encoding D-alanine--D-alanine ligase family protein gives rise to the protein MTTPGKTRVAIVFGGRSPEHGISCVSAGSVFGALDPDEFEVVPVGITRAGQWVLTNGDPAQLAINARQLPEITSDSGDDIVLRADPTGNGLMVLDPTEGPRVLADVDVVFPVLHGAYGEDGTIQGMLEMAGIPYVGANVFASAAAMDKEFTKKLCAVEGIPVGAYAVLRNGMTLSEQDKERLGLPVFVKPSRAGSSFGVSKVSDWAQLDDAVAAARKFDPKVIIEAAIVGREVECGVLEGEAGGAPEASVLAEVRVVADHDFYDFEAKYLDDSCEYDIPANLPERVTRQVQEYAVRAFTALDCAGLARADFFVTPELDVYLNEVNTMPGFTPTSMFPRMWAAAGLEYPKLVNRLIRTAQRRGVGLH